In the Microtus ochrogaster isolate Prairie Vole_2 chromosome 21, MicOch1.0, whole genome shotgun sequence genome, aaataGACACATTTTTGGAGTTCTCACTCAGGAATTGTAAATGAGTTTTTCCCCGGTTCCTAAATTAGATTAGGTACCATTTAACACCATCCATGCCATGCTTATGCTGGGTACTTCTGTGTGTGGCGTTTTAAAGCTAGCATGAACTTACTATTGTATTTGTTTAGTTGGTAATTACACGCGCCTCACCAAACTCACAGAGGTAGGACAGGGTATCTGGAATCCTGACTGATAGTTTCACAGTGGCAGCCTCCTGGATGTTAACTGTTACTCTCTCTTGGGCACTAGCGGCTTTTCCATTTGAGTCTCAAGGTTCCTGTTTAGAGTGCTGTTTTTTCATTGTCGCTACTGAGCTAGGTTTGTTACCATTGACATCCCAGCTAAAATGTTATTCATCTCAGCCCTCTGTGCTGCACTGTTAGTCTCATGCCGAGTACTTTCCACACACAATGGTACTTGAAAACATTGTGGGAAAGGAATGAACAGGCAGCACTTAGGCTTTTCTGATGATGCGAACAAAGCCAAATGGCGCAACATTGTGAACACTGGTACTTTACCCTCCATACAGTAGCCACTTTTAAGGGGCAAAGCGGGGTATTGCTGTTTGTATAAGCATTTAAAAACGGCAGGAACCTTTTGTATTCAGAGACGAACATGGGACTTACTGTCCTGAATTGCTGTATGAGCCAAACACATGTAGATTTTAAATTGAGTTTAAACTTACCCCAGGATAAGTTTACAACATAGCTGTTATCTGAGGGGCTTTTGATTGAGAGTTGTCTATTAGTTAACTCTACGGACACATCAGGGTAACAGACATTTGTTGTCATCACCCTAGAGGTAGCTAAGATTGAGGATAAGTAAATAAGGGAATTAGATGGTTTTGTGCATTCCTATCATGCATGGCCTATATAACATTGTTTGTTGTGTTGGTATCTGTCTTCAGTCAGCTAgttggagatagggtttcaccaagtagccaggctggcttcgaactcaaacGATATAGTTATAAAACCTGACACAGGCAACCTTCTGCCCTGTTTCATGTGACTTGAAAAACTAAGTGTACCTTAATTTAACAGCtccaatttaaaaaggaaattgtgTATGCATGGGTGCATTTGGGGAGATAGGTAAGAGACCAACCTTACAGAGGttcttctctcctgccacctttatgtgggttctggaaatcaaacaaaCTCAGGCCCACTTGGACAACCTTGCTGAGTAGCCTGTCTTTAAGAAACACTTTTTTGCTCAAATGTGATTTGGTAGTGTTAGTtagtacatgtgtatgtgcaatcCAAATAGGATTTCAGTGTTGTTTTTGATGCTCTCTATTTCCTAAGCACAATATATGCATAAGGGTAAATGCTTGAATGAATGCATGTCTTTCTTAAATGCAAGACAGTATATGGACTGCTATAAATTTGAAGAATATAATAAAGTGTTTGGTTGTCTGAGTTCTGTGTTAAGTTACCTCAGGTTCATTCATGGGCATTGCCAGTTTGCTTTCAAGACAGTTTCCCTATAATGTTCAGTATTTTGTTGAACTACTAATACTACATactacttttaataaaaaaaagaaaaaaaacaagctattGGGCAGGGGACTCAGTTGTTAGTGTTTGCCTGTGAATACAGAAAGTCCTGAGTTGGATCCCAGCATTGCATAAACCGGAGGGCTTGATGaggcaggcctttaattccagcactcaggtggtaTAGGCAAGAGGCTCAAACATTCAAGGCTGTTTGCTACATAAaaagtttgaggccggcctgggttacaaaagacaaaacaaatcctATGCTCCCCAAACCAAGGTGTTAGGACTTGTTGAACAGCTTGTCATAAAAACAAGACATGCTGTGCTTCACAGAGAAGTGGGATTATATTTTGTGTTGAATCATTTGATGCTTACGGTAAGTAGAAAAAATATGACAAACCAGTTTCATTTACTGTTTTAAGTATAAGCCAGTATAGAACTGTTAGCTGTCGATTTTGAAGGGCTGTTTAAGTGTTTCCATACATTAAAACCTTACCAACAGACATTTCTCCGCTCATTGTTATTTATAGGTTTCCCAAGCAGCTGCAGACTTGAAACAGTTCTGTCTGCAGAATGCTCAACATGACCCTCTGCTGACCGGAGTGTCTTCCAGTACAAATCCCTTCAGACCCCAGAAAGTCTGCTCCTTTTTGTAGTCAGCTATCTTGAGGTGAGTTTTCTTCATTCGTGCCCTTTCCACATAAAGGAAGAAACGTCTAGGTCTTTATCTGTAATATTGACAGCATTTTGTTTCCCAAGTTTTGGTTTTAAGGTCAGTGAACATTTCTAGTCGTCAAGAAGACTAATGGtttctatttttatcataaagggcTATGTAATAACTCGTAAAAAGGTATGGGAGACTCAGAAAACtccactggggttacaggcatgtgtttgtatgtactgGCCCTAAAAGCACGCATATGTGGAGCTCCTAAAATACTAGTTTGCTTATTTACCTGTCAAATTGAAGTTTTAACGAAATGTACAGTACTTAGAGCAATGACTCTGGGTGCTCTGGTGGATTTGGATCAACTGTGGAAGACAGCCAGGGTGGCTGAATAAGCAAACAGGGCAGAGGCATAGGGAATAAGGAATAGGTTTTacgtttattttcatttgttgagCAAAGATAAAACACGAGAGAAGAGATTTGCACGTGGGTTGTTGGCAGTGAACTGGATTTGAGGACTAAGACAATAAATCACTTGCTATTTAGTATATCTGTCAAGAGTTTATATTCCTGTCCTAGATTAAATACCATGTGTGAAAAAACCTGTTGTTCCAAAGATATGGCCAAAACGGTTTTGGCTAATTTACAATTAATTAAAGCATACTTTCATTTGTAATCTTCAATACATTAGTTAGTAGTATTGAATTGGGAAGGAAACTtagaatgtgttttaaaaactactttgtgTGTAGTACACACCCTTACACTAACATTCTGACTCAAAAAGTCCAGGAAGCTGTTACATAGGCTTTGTAGATTTGGGGGTGTTCAGGAAGTATAAGTACTGTTCCAGTAAATCTAGTGATTGGTTACGATGACTAAGCTTTTTGAAACACCAAGGAGAAGGGGAATAGAGCTGCTTTTGGGTAACAGGTTCTCCACGAGGGATCCTGTTGAGTCCAGCTCATGTCTTCACATTTAACAGTGTTAGCATTTTCTGACTTCTGGCAATATTCAGTGGGGATCTATAGgagtttcatatttttatgatttactAGAGATTCTTTTTTAGACTCAACTCCTATATATTTACTAATTTACTTTCATCTAATATAAAGTGTTAAGTCTGAAGTCCTGTTAGTAGCTTTTTTGTTTATGAGTCCACACTAAAGTGTTTAAATGACTTATATTTATAGATTACTGGGATAAGAACccagatttcaaaataaaattaaggctGTTAATTCCAGCAATAAAAGAAACTTTGGATATTATGATTTGAAACAGTTTAGGGGTAAGGAAAGGATATTTAGATAAAAACCACTGCTTCTTAAAACCGTGAGTAAATTTACAGATTGTCTTCCTAAAGTGCATATTGTAACCCAGTGGATCTAAAGGAAGGTTCCAGAACCTGCATTTCTTTTGCAACCTTTGTTGTTGATCTAGAGTACATTAAAGACATAGTAAAATCACCGGAGTCTATACGcagcttataaaaataaaaccagcttAAGTAATTTAGCAACAGAGAATGCCAAAAGGAGACGACCATTAGAAATCCTCTTAAGAGAATTTTTATCTCAGTAAATTTTCACAGGGCTTTCAGCAGCTGGGCCGTAATCCATTGTTTACTTCACTGCTGTCAGCTTCCAGGTCTGAGGCCATGGCCAAGACTGATGTTTTTGGTGGCTGTCTGTGAACTTTAGAGGTAAAACTGCCAAACAGTGACTTgggaattttaataaaatttgattatCACTGTCCATCTTTGGTCTTCCACTCAGTGCatgggtgctttttttttttttttttttacttttttggtgtGTGCTGAATTTGCTATCAAAtgaagttaaatgttttcttctgttttttcccccagagtttttacaccctatttttaaaaacatgttttacttTCTATAATAACTTACTGTGAAGTTGTTATACCTGTTTTTTctcctgtatatatgtatgtatatatataaaactgtattttatagttttaagatAAGACTGTTTTAAAGTATATAACTGTTGCTTTAATATCGAGATCTGTGTTTTATCCTGTATGAATTTTTTAGTCATTTAAGCTGCTAAGTAGTATTTTGTTACATACATAGATTGTCTATTCACCTCATGGGCTGCATTAAGGTTGTTGCTGTCGACAGTCGCATGTTCAGTGTCCTTgcatattttctgtatattgttATGACTGCATCTTAGTaatcatttttttcaaaggaTCCTAGGATTTTCCTCATTGAATGTTTTTATGTTTACCTTTTTATTATGATAAAGTACATTTCAGTAGTAATCTTAGTGGTGTGATCTGTACGACTCCATAAAACAGGATGATAGATATTGTGCCAGGTCTGAGAACCAGGGAAAAGTTGGGTTTTAGCATCTTTATAGATTGCATcttcaaaagtaaaaagaaaagcaggcttaGGCTCAATTTCATTAGAAAACCCTTTATAAACTCATATTCAAATGAGCCACCTAGAAACAGGGTTGACTCATGGTGGGTGTGGACCAGCCAGCCACAGTAAGCTGAAAATACATCAAGGGTTGTTGATAGTTGAGGTGTCCTGGGGTGGACTAGAGATGTGGCCGCAGTGCTGCTGCTGCACAGCGGCTCAGAGGAACAGTGTTACCGGATACACCCTGGTAGCCTAGGAAAAGTGCAAGACTCAAAGTGTCGGCATGTGCTGCTCTTACACCACTGTGAGGTGAAAGACATCATCTCTATGTTATTACTCAGGGAAACAGGCAGAGCATAAaccattttcaaaaatgaaaacaactgtcCTTGCCCAAGTATTActgataaaaatgtcttttaaaagttattgacactttatctttgttttctccatcaggTTTCTTAAACCATGTTTCATGAACCAGTGGATATTCTGAAGTCTGTACAGAAGCTTCTCTAACACGTGCCATAATACACAGTCTTTACTTGTCAATCCTTAACATCTACCTCTCTGAATCTTCATGGATTTCTGTTTCACAAGGTTTAACTATTTTATATACACTGGCTGTAGCATACAATAAAACAGCATACAAATCTCTGGCCTTGTTATTGCTATGAAATGCAGTGTATTAGATTCAATGCTTTACATTGGCAAGGCTTCTAAGAACTTACAGGCTATTGCAAAATTTTATTCAAGTTTGGGAGACTTCCACTTTCTTTCAGCTAGTTATGTTGGGAgtagtgagaccccagatcctgaatttcttgtaatacCCTGATCTGAgtacctacagctgctctgagcacgagaccttcaggagttcctcatggcaggagagtggtttctggtgggtttggccggggtgtgtctatatatataatctgcccctgaacacaataaagagggcattcttggggaattcaaggatgacccgtgtcgctatccctctgtctgtgtgtgtctgtgtattttaaccacCAGCTCCTTACCTGAAGCtcagtaactgggtgccagcacacagagtaCAGACACGGGGGTGCAGTGTGCAGCCTGCTATAGGAATTACTTTAAATATTCCAAATACGGGTGGAAAGTGGTCCAGTGGGTAAAAGTATCTGCTGTGTGATTATGATCTGTATTCAGATCCCTGCCACCTGTACAAAGCAGAGCATGGTCGTGCATGCCCATAACACTAGCACCTGGGGAAGAGGGTTTGTTGGCCACCAGCATGGGTTAAaatggtgagctctaggtttaATGAGACTGTttaataaataatacagaaaGGGATTACAGATCCTTGGCACTATCCTCTGGATTCACACaaacaagaataacaaaagaCTCCAAACAAAACCCTTTGTAGTACATTTAGCAGTTAAACCAGAAAGGTGGTTGCTTTAGTTTGGAAATAACAGTCCCATTAGAAAAATCAAGAACTTCAGCCAGGTAGTGGTGtagcatgcctttcatcccagcacttgggaagttccaggacagccacagttacacagcgaaaccctgtctccaaaaaacaaaaccaacaataacaGAACTTGAGAACTGGAGACAGTATCTGAATGAAGCAGGATAGTAGACGGTGATTAGGTTAAAAGgagcaaaaagaaaacaggaactgAAAGATTAACTCCAGTGACCTGTGTCTTGGTGCCAAGTCCTGGCAATCTAGCCTCCAGGACTGGTGTATTAAATCAGGGCTACACACTGTCTACCAACAAAACTTCTAGCCTGTAAGTCCTTTGGGAGTGCATATTATAAAGTTTGACTCTTCATTGCAACAGAATTATTCACAGCTAATCTGAAATGACAAGTTTTAGGACTTTTAGACCCTCaccaaaattacatttattttccaaaaatggAAATTCATGGCACCTGGTCATTTGTTCAAATATAAGATTTATAAAGTCAATAAATTCCATTTTGAAAAGGGTGTTTTGTTAAATAATTTACCAAGATTTTCAAGACAGTTCTGTCCAGCAAAATCCACTACTACTCCCTTAGTACGTTATAAATGGAATTTTCTTCTACTTGTATCCATTTCCCGTGGCTgaaaattagagaagaaagaaatgaaaaacaacttaGATAAGCTGGCTTTCATAGATCTTTATGAGTAACACTGCTAAAAACACTATATATAGGTATATCTGTGACCCTGACAGTTGTCAGGTTGGATTTAAATAAGCTGAAAATTTCTGTTCCATGCTCGCATgtagttttaaagtaaaaatgggAAGGCTGTACTGCTGCTAACTAGGCAGGAAATGCTTTACAGACATTTCATCTCTTAAGGTGCTTTCCAGTGCTCTTGAGCCCAAACGTGGTAGTTCTCAAACAGTGAAGCAGAGCCACTGTGCCAGCCTTCAGAGCTTGCTGGGCCTACGCCCCAGGAAGCCATCCTGGCGCAGTAGGTCTGGGCCTGAgatttttccccttcctaggTTGATGTTGGTCCTGTTTAAAGACCACTGTTCTTTGGGCTCCTTAAGCAAACGGGTTTTAGAACAACCACCACATACCTTATGGTTTTAGAACAACTACTACATACCTTATGGTTTTAGAACAACCACCACATACCTTATGGTTTTAGAACAACCACCACATACCTTATGGTTTTAGAACAACCACCACATACCTTATGGACCCACTCAAACTCTCCGTATTTCGAATCAAAGGTTCCTTTCTGAAGAGAGCGTAATTTTAAGGTGAAACGTGGTCCAAGTTCCTGaattcccactttcttttcaCTCTTGAATATATATCTTCAGAGACAAAAGTTGAACAGTTCGGTTtattcaaattcattttctatGGCAAAGCTTACAGGACTTGTTACATCAGAACAGGTTCATACAGACAAAAAGGTCTAAGTTAGTGTTTGCCCTTACCTGTGAAACCTGAAGAAGATGTAATCCCGTTGATTGTGGAAGGTGGCAACCTGCCTTCCAATAAATTGGGGATtatgaggaaagagagaagcaaacatGCGTCCAATGGAATGGCCTAACCGTGTTGTAAAGTTATTCAGAATTATCTCGGGAACATGTTTTGTGGGGTCTTTGCCTCGCCTCTGGAAAAAAATACAATGTTCAGTAAAGATAATGAGAAGAATTATACGTTATAATTTTTGGGTCTAGAATTTAGACAATTATTGGTTTTGACCGAGGGTCTCACTGGCTCAGAATGGTCTGGCACTGAACCTTCCCTAAAACCCTAGCCCTTCTTCCTTGGTCAGAGTAATCCCATGTCTTGGGATTACTGCAGGAGCCACCAATCCTGACTTTGAATAttcttaaaatgacagaaatgtaaGAGATGGCTTATCAAACCCACAAAGATATATTTAATGTGCTAATATGCACTGAACACAGTCTAATGTTAACCCTTAGAAAATCaaagagccagaacctggaaacaacctagatgcccttcaatggaagaatggatgaagaaagtatggaatatatacatattagagtactactcagcagtaaaNNNNNNNNNNNNNNNNNNNNNNNNNNNNNNNNNNNNNNNNNNNNNNNNNNNNNNNNNNNNNNNNNNNNNNNNNNNNNNNNNNNNNNNNNNNNNNNNNNNNNNNNNNNNNNNNNNNNNNNNNNNNNNNNNNNNNNNNNNNNNNNNNNNNNNNNNNNNNNNNNNNNNNNNNNNNNNNNNNNNNNNNNNNNNNNNNNNNNNNNNNNNNNNNNNNNNNNNNNNNNNNNNNNNNNNNNNNNNNNNNNNNNNNNNNNNNNNNNNNNNNNNNNNNNNNNNNNNNNNNNNNNNNNNNNNNNNNNNNNNNNNNNNNNNNNNNNNNNNNNNNNNNNNNNNNNNNNNNNNNNNNNNNNNNNNNNNNNNNNNNNNNNNNNNNNNNNNNNNNNNNNNNNNNNNNNNNNNNNNNNNNNNNNNNNNNNNNNNNNNNNNNNNNNNNNNNNNNNNNNNNNNNNNNNNNNNNNNNNNNNNNNNNNNNNNNNNNNNNNNNNNNNNNNNNNNNNNNNNNNNNNNNNNNNNNNNNNNNNNNNNNNNNNNNNNNNNNNNNNNNNNNNNNNNNNNNNNNNNNNNNNNNNNNNNNNNNNNNNNNNNNNNNNNNNNNNNNNNNNNcttaattgggggaggggaagggaaatgggaggaggtggcggggaagagacagaaatctttaataaataaataaatgtaaaaaaaattagctaGCCATAGAcgatatgataaaaaaaaaaaaagaaaatcaacactCATAGTAAGAGGACACTGCTACTGTCAGAACTGTTTATGGCCTCTCAACAACCTGCTGTCATCCGAAGGTCAAACAATTAACATCAATTAAATCTTTAAGAATCTACTGATAACCTGAGACCAATATTGATCAAGGAATACATAAAACTCACCTTAATTTCTTTACGAAGACGAACActactcattttaaaatgagcagtTGGACCATTTGGCAAGTGACTCAAAATAAGGCCATCTGTTTATAAAGGTTAAGAAACACACCAGACTATATGAGCCCTAGATTGCATAAATAAGCTGTCTTCCATATGTTTGAGGGTGCCTAGAAATTAGTAGATGGATGTATTTGTTCTTCTGGGTTAACTGAATTTTTCCTACCAAACCAAAGTCAAACCACATTAAATCTTACAATTTAATCTAGAAGagtcttacttttttatttttacagttaaaTACCATCATTCTCAATAGGGTACCAAGGGCTTTCAAAGTCAAAGAATACAACAAAAATCTCCAATGACCACTACTCAAGAAGGAAAAAGCTGGGATTCAATGCTACTGGTATGTAAGTTCACCTCCACTGTATGTCCTGTTTGTAAGATGAGGACATGGTAAGAATATCATCTCAGGATTGCAAATTCAATCAAAATCAAaactgctatttcttttttttttttattttttatttttttggttttttgagacagggtttctctagctgtggagcctgtcctggaactcactctgtagaccacgcaggcctagaactcacagagggctgcctatctctgcctcccgagtgctgggattaaaggcacgcatcaccaccgcctggcaaaactggtgtgtttttttttttttaaactttttgggttaatgagaaattaaaatcaaCCTTTATAATCCAGTTTAGTCTAGCATGAACAGAGTGCTAGATATTGTAAACTACAGATTAAATATGAGACCTACCTATCAGCAAGTACAGCAGCCAAAAGCACCAGAGTCCCAGCTGCAGTAAGGGACTAGCATTCAAGGTTTTGCAGCACAAAGGTACTCTAACAATGAATAAGTTAGgaacaagcagacaaaacacaggCAGTGGTTGATAAGAGTGTTCAGTTAATAACAGCTTTTAGTTTAAGGGTGACGGGGGCATCAAAAAGTGAAAAACTAGGATTGATGGCCCAGGCCAGCAGGCCAGCTGCCTAGAGACTTAAGCAAGAGGGATAAAGTTTCAAGGCCTGTGCCTGGACAACTTTAACccaatttcaaaattaaaaaaaagtacttaTACTGCAGCCTGAAATTTGAACCCTTCGGCTGCTGTCTTTACTGagtaaagcaatggttctcagctttcctaatgaTGAGACCCTTTAATATGAttctttgtgttgtggtgaccccaaccagaaaattatttcattgttacctcaaaactgtaattttgctatttttatgaatcataatgtaaatatctgagttttctgatggtcttaggcgacccctgtgaaaggttcATTCACCCCCTACCAAAGGGGTCATGAAACACAGGTTGAAAATGGCTGGATTAAAGGCAGCCAGGAGAAGCTATAttacacccattttttttttttttttaaagcattaaccaggctggagagatggctaagcagttaaagcactgactattcttccagaggacctgagttcagttcaaaGCACACACAGGGtaccaccatctgtaatgagatctggtgccctcttctggtctgcaggtatacatgcaaatttattcataataaataaatcttggggaaaaaaagcttcATCCTTAGACATGTcatcttacttttctattgccttCAAGCAACCTTAGAATGTGGGGTCTGAATGAGAACAGTCCCCACTGGCTCATATATGTGAATTGTTCGAGGACTTTAGCAAGGGGTTAGAGGTGTGGCCTTCGAGGTTTGTCATTGGGGTGAGCTTTGAGACTTCAAAAACCCTCTCCAGGCTCtgtctgctctgtctctgtcttctttctccctctccaacTTGTAGAcaggatgtaagttctcagctccttttccagcaccatgcctgctgccatgctccctgccatgatgggcaTGGACCCACTCTCGGAAGCCGTGAGCTgtcccctaattaaatgctttcgtttagaagttgctttggtcatggtggtttgtcacagcagtagaaaactaAGACTATGCCCTAACCAAAACCACTGCACATCTATGTGCACA is a window encoding:
- the Gng5 gene encoding guanine nucleotide-binding protein G(I)/G(S)/G(O) subunit gamma-5; this translates as MSGSSSVAAMKKVVQQLRLEAGLNRVKVSQAAADLKQFCLQNAQHDPLLTGVSSSTNPFRPQKVCSFL